In Ignavibacteria bacterium, a single window of DNA contains:
- a CDS encoding T9SS type A sorting domain-containing protein, whose protein sequence is MKKMTLIFLILPLLNAQSQSILVKKLTNLPLNCVRPSIAASITADRSILIFEEKNDTTSNICILNYDTHRDSFMNRIKITNNNFNNKNTSGKFLQMAGFYIIWESDESGNADIAYSSGFDTFWNPREYLVNSSDNEEEASEISHSFENYDEINLTYKKNNTVFHLLFNGVDKLVNVIFQASDSVKYHSPTGSVYLVEGKISGYMFAVRDELGKPPKIVHKSKSFGDSLWSMEKTTFDSGYCSNPKFYQYYLTFESIINEKKQVYYFTKPNDFGKNYLARRINQDDFIETSDVNMHFSIGSANKLYDTNSISFRHTYKLKRGDSNFVYVVGGTLGNLKDSLIYVKYPYSKPTVGVVEYQNGFYKLITYTVWEDSSDGKLALFGVRREDHYGTIGVDDGNLTKPYDFKLFQNYPNPFNPKTIIKYSIVNGQWRMYNVQLKVYDLLGREIAMLVNEAKEPGEYEIEFNASKYGLSSGVYFYQLTAGSFTTTKKLIYLQ, encoded by the coding sequence ATGAAAAAAATGACTTTAATCTTTTTGATTCTACCTTTACTAAATGCACAAAGCCAGTCGATACTTGTAAAAAAATTAACTAATCTTCCACTTAATTGTGTTCGTCCTTCGATAGCGGCAAGCATAACAGCAGACCGATCAATTTTGATCTTTGAAGAAAAAAATGATACAACATCAAACATTTGTATTCTAAACTATGATACTCATAGAGACAGTTTCATGAATCGAATAAAAATTACAAATAATAATTTCAATAACAAAAATACGAGTGGCAAGTTTTTACAAATGGCTGGTTTTTATATTATTTGGGAGTCAGATGAATCCGGTAATGCGGATATTGCTTATAGTTCAGGATTTGATACTTTTTGGAATCCACGGGAATATTTAGTTAACTCGAGTGATAACGAAGAAGAAGCAAGTGAAATATCTCATTCGTTCGAAAACTATGACGAAATCAACTTAACATATAAAAAAAACAATACTGTCTTTCACTTGTTATTTAATGGCGTCGATAAGCTTGTAAATGTAATTTTTCAAGCATCAGACAGTGTAAAATATCATAGTCCGACTGGATCGGTTTATTTAGTAGAAGGGAAAATATCAGGTTATATGTTTGCAGTACGAGACGAATTAGGTAAACCTCCTAAAATTGTTCATAAATCTAAATCCTTTGGAGATAGTTTATGGAGTATGGAAAAAACAACTTTTGATAGTGGGTATTGTAGTAATCCAAAATTTTATCAATACTACTTGACCTTCGAAAGTATTATCAATGAAAAGAAGCAAGTTTATTACTTCACAAAACCGAATGATTTTGGAAAAAATTATCTGGCAAGGAGAATAAACCAAGATGATTTTATCGAAACTTCGGATGTTAATATGCATTTTTCTATTGGATCAGCGAACAAACTTTATGATACAAATAGTATTTCATTTCGTCATACTTATAAACTAAAACGAGGCGACTCAAATTTTGTTTATGTAGTTGGCGGTACACTCGGTAATTTGAAAGATTCTTTGATTTATGTAAAATATCCATACTCGAAGCCAACAGTTGGTGTAGTTGAATATCAAAATGGATTTTACAAATTAATCACCTACACTGTTTGGGAAGATAGTTCAGATGGTAAGTTAGCACTCTTTGGCGTTCGAAGAGAAGACCATTACGGAACTATTGGAGTTGACGACGGTAATTTAACTAAACCGTATGATTTCAAGCTATTTCAAAACTATCCAAATCCATTCAATCCAAAAACTATAATCAAATACTCGATTGTTAATGGACAATGGAGAATGTACAATGTACAATTAAAAGTTTATGATTTACTTGGCAGAGAGATCGCAATGCTCGTCAATGAGGCTAAGGAACCCGGCGAATACGAAATTGAGTTCAATGCAAGTAAATATGGTTTGAGTTCTGGAGTATATTTTTATCAACTTACTGCTGGCTCATTTACTACGACTAAGAAGTTGATTTATTTACAATAG
- a CDS encoding T9SS type A sorting domain-containing protein gives MKKSKLSFNIDKLHLIMFLSVTLLSIFTCSNLTYAQLFDKLDYELGEEHFKESVKIPAFGPNGIVRALVVFCKFSDDTFDLSPFTDLWPSSQNTLPSWTSSIIAPALWLNYPHPSISGYFRDMSGGRFDVIGDVYPELYIPEHEQSHYWIDNGRHLGYLVEEILTNIDPWVCFDDYDNWDPNDYNCNGIKNEPDGVVDMIMICFRFANTLELDWKLKDINAISGYQGISGLTGTRERFGNGLTTLTLDNVTISASVLTSGTFQNGVTDLHGGLPVLVHEIGHYLFGPTHYKFGNFSLMDGNTAGPMHAFERIKLGWAVIDSIISNQSNVPISDGITSGKVIKVPVVTPGYSFYKDHFLIENRKPISYYLSSWLKYNDGPLRNPGNGLLISRSTRITGGPSHIECADGKWNWEKTWHTWFDCLLPDGTTTTDSGWIYNFPFNKISMNGIFGENEMNLRDKKSSYFSCNITANHNDYLGDEHDFFNIGLNRVFSPWSNPITRRNSQSILDTNNICIEIIKDTLNIFYVNFYTSNPELAAPSKPQNLIISCSVDNNPILKWYRNSEPDITNYKIYKRNSSESGFQYYATTTDTFFIDVAERCVTGPPIPNERNIYYKVTANDNQSKESVPSDSVSTRVRGLPIEKSVSENNLIENYLGQNHPNPFNSKTKISFSVNEITKIKLKIFDILGREVITLMDEVKQKGSYEIIWDATNNPSGIYFYQITSRKYTEAKKMILLR, from the coding sequence ATGAAAAAAAGTAAGCTTTCTTTTAATATCGACAAGTTACATTTAATAATGTTTTTGAGTGTTACATTACTTTCTATCTTTACTTGTTCAAATCTTACATATGCCCAACTTTTTGATAAGTTAGATTATGAACTGGGCGAAGAACATTTCAAAGAGTCTGTTAAAATTCCTGCATTTGGCCCAAATGGTATTGTAAGAGCATTAGTTGTCTTCTGTAAATTTTCTGATGACACATTTGATTTATCTCCTTTTACCGACCTTTGGCCTTCTTCCCAAAATACTCTTCCCTCATGGACGAGCAGCATCATTGCCCCTGCTTTGTGGTTAAATTATCCTCATCCAAGTATAAGCGGTTATTTTCGAGATATGTCCGGTGGCAGGTTTGATGTAATTGGAGATGTCTACCCAGAACTCTATATACCTGAACATGAGCAAAGTCACTACTGGATTGATAATGGTCGTCATCTCGGATACTTAGTTGAAGAAATATTAACAAATATAGACCCATGGGTATGCTTCGATGATTATGATAATTGGGACCCGAATGACTACAATTGTAATGGGATAAAAAATGAACCTGACGGTGTAGTTGATATGATAATGATATGTTTTCGTTTTGCTAATACCTTAGAATTGGATTGGAAATTAAAAGACATCAACGCAATTAGTGGCTATCAGGGAATCTCTGGACTTACTGGAACAAGAGAAAGATTTGGAAACGGACTAACAACATTAACACTTGATAATGTTACTATAAGCGCAAGTGTATTAACATCAGGTACATTTCAAAATGGTGTAACTGATTTACATGGTGGATTACCTGTTCTTGTTCATGAAATTGGGCATTATCTCTTTGGACCCACACATTACAAATTTGGTAATTTTAGTTTAATGGACGGTAATACTGCGGGCCCTATGCATGCTTTTGAACGAATTAAATTGGGTTGGGCTGTTATAGATTCGATTATCTCAAACCAATCAAACGTTCCAATCTCAGATGGAATTACATCGGGTAAAGTAATAAAAGTACCTGTCGTTACCCCAGGTTATTCATTTTACAAGGATCATTTCTTAATCGAAAATAGAAAACCAATATCTTATTACTTAAGTAGTTGGTTGAAGTATAATGACGGTCCACTCAGAAATCCTGGTAACGGATTATTAATATCAAGATCTACCCGAATAACTGGTGGTCCTTCTCATATAGAGTGTGCCGACGGTAAATGGAATTGGGAAAAGACTTGGCATACTTGGTTTGATTGTTTACTTCCGGATGGCACAACTACTACAGATTCAGGTTGGATATATAATTTTCCATTTAATAAAATATCAATGAATGGAATCTTTGGTGAAAATGAAATGAATTTGCGAGATAAAAAGTCTTCATATTTTTCTTGTAATATTACAGCTAATCATAATGACTATTTGGGAGATGAACATGATTTTTTCAATATAGGTTTAAATCGAGTTTTTTCTCCTTGGAGCAATCCAATCACTAGAAGAAACTCACAAAGTATACTTGACACAAATAACATTTGTATAGAAATAATTAAAGATACTCTAAATATCTTTTATGTAAACTTCTATACTTCGAATCCTGAACTTGCCGCTCCATCAAAGCCACAAAATTTAATAATATCTTGCAGTGTAGATAATAATCCAATTCTAAAATGGTATAGGAATTCCGAGCCTGATATTACGAACTATAAAATATACAAGAGAAACTCGAGTGAATCAGGCTTCCAGTATTACGCAACAACCACAGATACGTTCTTCATAGATGTAGCCGAACGATGTGTTACAGGTCCGCCAATTCCCAATGAGCGTAACATTTATTACAAAGTCACAGCAAATGATAATCAATCTAAAGAGTCAGTACCATCTGATTCCGTATCTACAAGAGTCAGGGGTTTACCGATTGAAAAATCAGTTAGCGAAAATAATTTAATAGAAAATTATCTGGGACAGAATCATCCCAATCCTTTTAATAGTAAAACTAAGATAAGTTTCTCAGTAAATGAAATTACTAAAATTAAATTGAAAATATTTGATATATTAGGTCGAGAAGTAATTACCTTGATGGATGAAGTTAAACAAAAAGGCAGTTATGAAATCATTTGGGATGCAACAAATAATCCAAGTGGAATTTACTTCTATCAAATTACTTCAAGAAAATATACCGAAGCAAAAAAAATGATTTTATTAAGGTAA
- the hrcA gene encoding heat-inducible transcription repressor HrcA — MELSEREKNILRCVVQNFVLTANPVGSRVISKKFELGLSPATIRNVMSDLESMGLIYHPHTSAGRVPTDKGYRFYVDLLMDTPHLTAHERKSIDKGIALDSEPDDEILKTASNILGRISSQLAMVSYPSINKSVLEKIQLVKLPHNVLMVILSLKSGIIRTISLEFSIELESRKLEQAQSIINERIAGLTLLEIKKTFVERFEDLKNEKSGVVRLFLNSVEKIFSEEKETDKVHISGMGNIFKSPEFKSAENIQGIIELMEDKEIILHILDRAKEMSDDEIMVSIGAENVYDKLNDYSLITASYKSGDAGGVLGMIGPRRMNYSRMIAIVGYMSKMLTEVLSKKLQD; from the coding sequence TTGGAATTATCCGAAAGAGAAAAAAATATTCTTAGGTGTGTGGTTCAGAATTTTGTTCTGACTGCCAATCCTGTAGGTTCACGAGTGATCAGCAAGAAATTCGAACTGGGACTAAGTCCCGCAACTATTCGAAATGTAATGTCTGACCTTGAATCAATGGGATTGATCTATCATCCGCACACTTCGGCCGGTCGCGTTCCGACGGACAAAGGATACAGATTCTATGTCGACCTTTTGATGGACACTCCGCATTTAACTGCACATGAGAGGAAATCAATTGATAAAGGAATTGCATTAGATTCTGAACCCGACGACGAAATCCTGAAAACTGCATCTAATATTTTAGGAAGAATTTCGTCGCAGCTTGCAATGGTTTCGTATCCAAGCATTAATAAATCAGTCCTTGAGAAGATTCAATTAGTAAAGCTTCCGCACAATGTACTTATGGTAATCCTTTCATTGAAAAGCGGAATTATCCGAACAATCAGCTTAGAATTTTCTATTGAGCTTGAATCTCGAAAACTTGAACAGGCTCAAAGTATAATCAATGAAAGAATTGCCGGCTTGACTCTCTTGGAGATCAAGAAGACTTTTGTAGAAAGATTCGAGGATCTGAAAAACGAAAAATCCGGTGTTGTGAGACTTTTCCTCAATTCGGTTGAAAAGATTTTTTCGGAAGAAAAGGAAACTGACAAAGTTCATATTTCCGGAATGGGAAACATTTTCAAATCACCGGAATTTAAGAGTGCTGAAAATATTCAAGGCATAATCGAGCTCATGGAAGACAAAGAGATAATTCTGCACATCTTGGATCGTGCTAAAGAAATGAGTGATGACGAGATTATGGTCTCAATTGGCGCCGAGAATGTTTATGATAAATTGAACGATTACAGTCTGATAACGGCTTCATATAAATCTGGCGATGCAGGTGGAGTTTTAGGAATGATCGGACCACGAAGAATGAACTATTCGAGGATGATAGCAATTGTTGGTTATATGTCCAAAATGTTAACAGAAGTTTTAAGTAAAAAATTACAAGACTAA
- the grpE gene encoding nucleotide exchange factor GrpE, which yields MEKKLTVEKNEQSNSSTKDEQLADEQVSDKLNGDEKEAAAEKPSVETEIQRLEAENKELKDKFLRKVAEFENYKRRIENEQINFFKYANENLIKDLLTILDDFERSLNFTNGETNQNNVLEGIKLIRDKFQKILLNYGLRHIEALNKPFDFHLHEALLQVPKEGVPPHTVIEEVEKGYMLKDKVIRHTKVIVSSDEEQIDESKNDSSENRNEKEKE from the coding sequence ATGGAGAAAAAATTGACCGTAGAAAAAAATGAACAATCAAATTCAAGCACAAAAGATGAACAATTGGCTGATGAACAAGTTAGTGATAAATTGAATGGAGATGAAAAGGAAGCAGCAGCCGAAAAACCTTCAGTTGAAACGGAAATCCAAAGACTGGAAGCTGAGAACAAAGAATTGAAAGACAAATTTCTCAGAAAGGTTGCTGAATTTGAAAATTACAAAAGAAGAATTGAGAACGAGCAAATAAACTTTTTCAAATATGCAAATGAAAATCTAATCAAAGATCTTTTAACCATTCTAGATGATTTTGAAAGATCTCTCAATTTCACAAATGGAGAGACGAATCAAAACAACGTGCTTGAAGGAATAAAATTAATCCGAGATAAATTTCAAAAAATTCTGTTGAATTACGGACTAAGACATATTGAAGCTTTGAACAAGCCATTCGATTTTCATCTGCACGAAGCTTTGCTTCAAGTTCCGAAAGAGGGAGTTCCTCCACATACCGTGATTGAAGAAGTTGAAAAAGGATACATGCTCAAAGATAAAGTCATTCGTCACACGAAAGTAATTGTTTCATCGGATGAAGAGCAAATCGATGAAAGCAAAAATGATTCAAGTGAAAACAGAAATGAGAAAGAAAAAGAATAA
- the dnaJ gene encoding molecular chaperone DnaJ: MTKRDYYEILGVSKNASGDEIKKAYRKLAMQYHPDRNPGNKDAEEKFKEAAEAYEVLSDPEKRRRFDQFGHAGMKGTDFREYTDINDIFNSFRDIFSGSGFGGGIFDDFFGGSTSTRSRRRGSTGQPGSDLRVNLKLTYEEIAAGVSKKIKIKRHKKCGECNGTGADKGSSLETCSACNGSGEVRQVSRSVFGQFVNIATCSNCSGEGKVVKTPCLTCKGDGRLAEESTISVNIPAGVSNGNYLTLRGEGNVGKRNGPAGDIVVVIEEKSHEVFTRNGDDIIYELYLSIPEAILGGEVEVPTLNGRAKIKIDAGISPGKILRMKNKGFPNLNGYKTGDQLIYVNVFIPDKLSPKEKEMVKSMMVSPNFSPKERSKKTKSIFEHIKDVWN, from the coding sequence ATGACTAAACGTGATTATTACGAGATACTTGGTGTTTCAAAAAATGCATCCGGTGATGAAATAAAAAAAGCGTACCGCAAGCTTGCGATGCAGTACCATCCTGATCGTAATCCAGGCAACAAAGATGCTGAAGAAAAATTTAAAGAAGCCGCGGAAGCTTACGAAGTGCTAAGCGATCCTGAAAAACGCAGAAGATTTGATCAATTCGGTCACGCGGGAATGAAGGGAACTGACTTCCGTGAATACACAGACATTAATGATATCTTCAATTCATTCAGGGATATATTTTCAGGTTCTGGATTCGGTGGTGGAATTTTTGACGACTTCTTTGGCGGCAGCACTTCAACTCGTTCCAGAAGAAGAGGCAGCACAGGTCAGCCCGGAAGCGATTTGCGGGTAAATTTAAAATTAACTTATGAAGAAATTGCTGCCGGCGTTTCTAAAAAAATCAAAATCAAGCGTCATAAAAAATGCGGCGAATGCAATGGAACAGGCGCAGATAAAGGAAGCTCACTTGAAACATGTTCTGCATGCAATGGATCGGGAGAAGTTCGGCAAGTTTCCCGCTCAGTGTTTGGACAATTTGTAAATATTGCGACTTGCAGCAATTGCAGCGGCGAAGGAAAAGTTGTCAAAACGCCATGTTTGACTTGCAAAGGTGACGGCAGATTAGCAGAAGAATCAACAATATCAGTGAATATTCCTGCAGGCGTCTCGAATGGAAATTATCTTACACTGAGAGGTGAGGGCAATGTCGGCAAGAGAAATGGGCCCGCTGGCGATATAGTTGTTGTCATAGAAGAGAAGTCGCATGAAGTTTTTACACGCAACGGAGATGATATTATTTATGAGTTGTACTTATCAATTCCGGAAGCAATACTTGGCGGCGAAGTCGAAGTGCCAACTTTAAATGGTCGTGCAAAAATTAAGATTGATGCAGGAATTAGTCCCGGAAAAATTCTGCGGATGAAAAATAAAGGATTTCCAAATTTGAACGGTTACAAAACCGGCGATCAATTAATCTATGTGAATGTCTTCATACCAGATAAACTCAGTCCAAAAGAAAAGGAAATGGTTAAATCGATGATGGTAAGCCCGAATTTCTCACCAAAAGAGAGAAGCAAAAAAACCAAATCGATTTTTGAACACATCAAAGATGTATGGAATTAA